From the genome of Sphingomonas sp. HMP6, one region includes:
- a CDS encoding DUF294 nucleotidyltransferase-like domain-containing protein, whose amino-acid sequence MLLDREPAMAAMFAAGVLPDLLDLYLEMPDAPPAQRLRLARRRLALRVAIGDLAGCDDLTAVTHALSDFADHALDTAIRAAIEERTPGAEPCGFTAIALGKQGSRELNYSSDIDPILLFNPATLPCRPREAPEDAAVRIARRVVEILQTRDGDGYVLRVDLRLRPSPEVTPIALSVDAAISYYESLALPWERAAFIRARAAAGDIALGESFLATVAPFVWRCALDFGAIGEIRGISRRIRDHYAQGQAFGPGFDLKRGRGGIREVEFFTQIHQLIHGGRDPALRVPDTRTALAALAAAGWVDAQEAAALSAAYTLYRTIEHRVQMIEDRQTHALPSGAALDAVACLHGLADGAALLDLLRPHVVATARSYDALDPDEGDALSFDADHLAGQLAAAGFDTNEVAAQRIAQWRGGAYPALRSAAARAALEAVLPGLITALGSSPDPQGAIVRLDRMLARLTSAVNFFRLIEARPALGRLLGLILSHAETLAEDLARRPELFDGLIDASALDPVGDVVALAAEMTGRADYQAQLDYVRRVVGEKRFALGTQIIAGAADPLDVSAGYARVAEAAICVLTQATIAEFAAVHGYVPGSELLILALGRMGGGALTHASDLDLIYLFTGDYLAESDGRKPLGAVLYYNRLAQRISAALSVPTASGPLYEIDTRLRPSGTQGPLCVSLDGFARYQRESAWTWEHMALARARPVFGSEEARSAVAGIIDAVLRGDRPKRDVIVEATAMRADMARHKPPLGPLDAKLLPGGLVDLEFAVHMVQLESGQGLDPNLRIAIAALIVAGKAPPEMIAAYDLLARLLVTLRLVAPDAQIPGTVTQDLIARAVGMADWPSVVASLDTIRQDVARWLAKVEGIEI is encoded by the coding sequence ATGCTGCTCGATCGCGAACCGGCGATGGCCGCGATGTTCGCCGCGGGCGTGCTGCCTGACCTTTTAGATCTGTATTTGGAAATGCCCGATGCACCTCCGGCACAGCGCTTGCGGCTCGCACGACGGCGCCTTGCGCTGCGCGTCGCGATCGGCGATCTGGCAGGGTGCGACGACCTGACCGCGGTGACGCATGCACTGTCGGATTTCGCCGACCACGCGCTCGATACCGCGATCCGTGCCGCGATCGAGGAACGGACGCCGGGCGCGGAGCCGTGCGGCTTCACCGCGATCGCGCTTGGCAAGCAGGGCAGTCGCGAGCTCAATTATTCCTCCGACATCGATCCGATCCTGCTGTTCAACCCCGCCACCCTGCCATGCCGACCGCGCGAGGCGCCGGAGGACGCGGCGGTACGGATCGCCCGGCGTGTCGTCGAGATCCTGCAGACGCGCGATGGCGATGGCTATGTGCTGCGCGTCGATCTGCGGCTTCGCCCGTCGCCCGAGGTTACGCCGATCGCCTTGTCGGTCGATGCCGCGATTTCTTATTACGAGTCGCTCGCTTTGCCGTGGGAGCGCGCTGCCTTCATTCGCGCGCGAGCAGCGGCGGGCGACATCGCGCTTGGGGAGAGTTTCCTCGCGACCGTTGCGCCGTTTGTCTGGCGCTGTGCGCTCGATTTCGGCGCGATCGGCGAAATTCGCGGTATTTCGCGCCGCATTCGCGATCATTATGCGCAGGGGCAGGCATTTGGCCCGGGGTTCGATCTGAAACGCGGGCGCGGCGGCATTCGCGAAGTCGAATTCTTCACGCAGATTCACCAATTAATTCACGGCGGCCGCGATCCGGCACTGCGTGTGCCCGATACGCGCACCGCACTGGCGGCATTGGCGGCGGCGGGCTGGGTCGACGCGCAAGAGGCGGCGGCGCTCAGCGCGGCCTACACTCTGTACCGCACGATCGAGCACCGCGTGCAGATGATCGAGGATCGCCAGACCCACGCGCTGCCGAGCGGCGCTGCGCTCGATGCGGTCGCGTGCCTGCACGGGCTGGCGGACGGTGCGGCGCTGCTCGATCTGCTGCGCCCGCATGTCGTGGCGACTGCGCGCAGCTATGACGCGCTCGACCCGGACGAGGGCGACGCGTTGTCGTTCGATGCCGATCATCTCGCGGGTCAGCTCGCTGCCGCAGGGTTCGACACGAATGAAGTCGCCGCGCAGCGGATCGCGCAGTGGCGCGGCGGGGCCTATCCGGCGCTGCGCAGTGCAGCGGCGCGCGCGGCGTTGGAGGCGGTCTTGCCCGGCCTTATCACCGCGCTCGGGAGTTCGCCCGATCCGCAAGGAGCGATCGTTCGGCTCGACCGAATGCTCGCGCGGCTGACCAGCGCGGTCAATTTCTTCCGCTTGATCGAGGCTCGGCCAGCGCTTGGGCGCTTGCTTGGGCTGATCCTGAGCCATGCGGAGACGCTCGCCGAGGATCTCGCGCGGCGGCCGGAACTGTTCGATGGGCTGATCGATGCGAGCGCGCTGGACCCGGTCGGCGACGTCGTAGCGCTTGCTGCCGAAATGACGGGTCGCGCGGATTATCAGGCGCAACTCGATTACGTTCGCCGCGTGGTGGGGGAGAAGCGCTTCGCGCTCGGTACACAGATCATCGCCGGCGCGGCTGATCCGCTCGACGTGTCGGCGGGCTATGCGCGCGTCGCCGAAGCCGCGATTTGTGTCCTGACCCAAGCGACAATCGCGGAATTCGCCGCCGTGCATGGGTACGTTCCTGGCAGCGAACTGCTCATCCTGGCGCTCGGGCGGATGGGCGGCGGCGCGCTCACCCATGCCTCCGATCTTGACCTGATCTATCTGTTCACCGGCGATTATCTGGCGGAGTCCGACGGGCGAAAGCCGCTCGGCGCGGTGCTGTATTACAATCGCCTGGCGCAGCGGATCAGCGCCGCGCTGTCGGTGCCGACCGCATCGGGGCCGCTCTACGAAATCGATACGCGGTTGCGCCCGTCGGGGACGCAGGGGCCGCTGTGCGTGTCGCTCGACGGCTTCGCGCGGTATCAGCGCGAGAGTGCTTGGACATGGGAGCATATGGCACTCGCGCGTGCGCGGCCGGTGTTCGGGTCCGAGGAAGCGCGTTCGGCCGTGGCGGGCATCATCGACGCCGTGCTGCGCGGCGACCGGCCGAAGCGCGACGTGATCGTCGAGGCGACCGCGATGCGCGCCGATATGGCGCGGCACAAGCCGCCGCTCGGACCACTCGATGCGAAATTGCTGCCGGGCGGATTGGTCGATCTCGAATTTGCGGTGCACATGGTCCAGCTCGAAAGCGGGCAAGGGCTGGATCCCAATTTGCGCATCGCGATCGCCGCGCTGATCGTAGCCGGCAAGGCGCCGCCGGAGATGATCGCGGCGTATGACCTGCTCGCGCGGCTACTGGTGACGCTGCGGCTGGTCGCGCCCGATGCGCAAATACCCGGTACGGTCACGCAGGATCTGATCGCGCGCGCAGTGGGGATGGCCGATTGGCCAAGCGTGGTTGCGTCGCTCGATACGATTCGGCAGGACGTTGCGCGCTGGCTCGCAAAGGTAGAGGGGATCGAGATATGA
- a CDS encoding peroxiredoxin — protein sequence MTIQDGALLPAIDLIAPDGSAIHLADYAGAPFVLYFYPKDDTPGCTNEAKDFSRLLPEFEAAGAKVLGVSGDTPAKHQKFTAKYELTVPLASYEGDEALTAFGVWVEKKLYGKTYMGVDRSTFLFDSNGVLVRSWRKVRVPGHADEVLLALRALA from the coding sequence ATGACCATCCAGGATGGCGCATTACTGCCCGCGATCGACTTGATCGCACCGGACGGCAGCGCGATCCACCTCGCCGACTATGCCGGCGCTCCGTTCGTGTTGTATTTCTACCCCAAGGACGACACGCCCGGTTGTACGAATGAGGCGAAGGATTTCAGCCGCCTGTTGCCGGAGTTTGAGGCCGCGGGCGCGAAGGTCCTTGGCGTCTCGGGCGATACGCCGGCCAAGCACCAGAAGTTCACCGCAAAGTATGAGCTGACCGTCCCGCTGGCGAGCTATGAGGGCGATGAAGCACTGACGGCTTTCGGCGTTTGGGTCGAAAAGAAGCTCTACGGTAAAACCTATATGGGCGTCGACCGGTCGACCTTCCTGTTCGATTCGAACGGTGTTCTGGTGCGAAGCTGGCGCAAGGTGCGCGTGCCGGGTCATGCCGACGAAGTGCTGCTCGCGCTGCGCGCGTTGGCCTAA
- a CDS encoding sigma-70 family RNA polymerase sigma factor has translation MSDAFDQDEDDGAPEIVEHVSLSDPEFKAQLAQVIPHLRAFGRSLSGNRDLADDLVQETLMKAWAARLRFQAGTNMRAWTFIILRNLYLSQMRRARFKGEWDDLVADRILAAPASQDKHVELGDMQRALLHLPQPQREALILVGAGGFAYEEAAEICGVAVGTIKSRVARGRVALEAVMNDNTLASRRTHSNEPGMSALDTIMDEVDELSRNR, from the coding sequence ATGAGCGACGCATTCGATCAAGACGAGGACGATGGCGCGCCCGAGATCGTCGAGCACGTTTCGCTGTCGGACCCCGAGTTCAAGGCGCAATTGGCGCAGGTGATCCCGCATCTTCGCGCGTTCGGTCGGTCGCTTTCAGGCAATCGCGATCTTGCTGACGATTTGGTGCAGGAAACGCTGATGAAGGCATGGGCGGCGCGTTTGCGCTTCCAGGCGGGCACCAACATGCGCGCGTGGACGTTCATCATCCTGCGCAACCTGTATCTGAGCCAGATGCGCCGCGCGCGTTTCAAGGGCGAGTGGGACGATCTGGTCGCGGACCGGATCCTTGCCGCACCCGCCAGCCAGGACAAGCATGTCGAGCTTGGCGATATGCAGCGCGCATTGCTGCATTTGCCGCAACCACAGCGCGAAGCGCTGATCCTGGTCGGTGCAGGCGGGTTCGCCTATGAAGAGGCGGCAGAAATCTGCGGTGTCGCGGTCGGCACGATCAAGAGCCGTGTGGCGCGCGGTCGTGTGGCGCTGGAAGCGGTAATGAACGATAATACGCTCGCATCGCGTCGCACCCACTCCAACGAGCCCGGCATGTCCGCGCTCGACACGATCATGGACGAAGTCGACGAACTCAGTCGAAATCGTTGA